A window from Camelus bactrianus isolate YW-2024 breed Bactrian camel chromosome 23, ASM4877302v1, whole genome shotgun sequence encodes these proteins:
- the LOC141574781 gene encoding large ribosomal subunit protein eL34-like: MVQCLTNHRRLSYNAASNKTRLSRTPGNRIVYLYTKKVGKASKSACGVCPGRRRGAHIVRPNVLTRRSKTRKHLSRACGGSTCAPRVCDRIKDAFLIDEQKVIVKVLRSRAQSQKAKFKNEAFLSNKKVKKRGEKEIFSPWQRGGKGFHKTWGKQNQP; this comes from the coding sequence ATGGTCCAGTGTTTGACAAACCATCGTAGGCTGTCCTACAATGCAGCCTCTAACAAAACTAGGCTGTCCCGAACCCCTGGTAACAGAATTGTTTACCTTTATACCAAGAAAGTTGGGAAGGCATCAAAATCTGCATGTGGCGTGTGCCCAGGCCGACGTCGAGGAGCCCACATCGTGAGACCTAACGTTCTTACGCGACGGTCTAAAACAAGGAAGCACCTCAGCCGGGCTTGTGGTGGCTCCACGTGTGCTCCACGCGTCTGTGACAGGATCAAGGATGCTTTCCTTATTGACGAGCAGAAAGTCATTGTGAAAGTGTTGAGATCACGAGCACAGAGTCAGaaagctaaatttaaaaatgaagcttttttgagtaataaaaaagtgaaaaagaggggggaaaaagaaatatttagtcCTTGGCAGAGGGGTGGGAAAGGTTTCCACAAAACCTGGGGGAAGCAGAATCAGCCGTGa